The Porphyrobacter sp. LM 6 sequence CGTCCACATCGGGCAGGTTCGCGCCGATGATCAGTGCGGGCATGGCAAGGCCCGTGGTGCGCTTCAGCCCCGCCTGCCCCAGCACCGCGCCGACAAGGCTATGTGTCAGATTGTCCATCGCTTTGCAGGCTAGCGCGCCGTTCGCGTTCAAGCGAGTGGAAATCCGCCCATCCCTCGCCTATCGCTCGCGCAAAGACCACCGGAGAGAACCACGCAATGACCGACGCGCCCTACATCCGCCCCGACATGAAGGCCTTCCTCGACATGATGGCGCAGGTGAAGGGGCCGAAGATGGTCGACATGACGCTGGAAGAGGCGCGCCTCTCTTACATCAAGATGCATGGCATCGCCGACCGCCCCGCGCGCGCCCTGCCGGTGATCCGCGATCTGGCCTGCCCCGGCCCGGCGGGCGAGATTCCGCTGCGCCTCTATGACGCGCGCGAGACCCGCGACGAGGCCTCGCCGGTGGTGGTGTTCTACCACGGCGGCGGCTTTGTGATCGGCGATCTCGACACCCACCACGCGCTGTGCACCGAAATCGCGGCGCTGATCGATCTGCCGCTGGTCGCGGTCCACTATGCCCGCGCGCCCGAAGCGCCCTTCCCCGCCGCGATCCTCGATTGCGAGGCGGCGACGCGCTGGGTGGCTTCCTCGCCCGCCGAACTCGGCCGCACCGCCTCCGGAATCATCACCATCGGTGACAGCGCGGGCGGCAATGCGACGGTTGTGGTCGGGCAGTTGCTCGGCGCGAACCCCGCCGCCGTGCCGGTGGTGCTGCAAGTGCCGGTCTTCCCGCTGGTCGAGGATGCCAACGGCTCGGCCAGCATGGCGGCGTTTAGCGAGGGCTTCCTGCTCACCGCCGACACCATGGGCTTTTTCGATGCCTCCTATGGTGCCGACCGCAGCGACCCGCGCGGGTTCCCGATCCTTGGCGATCACTCCGCCGCCCCGCCCACCATCGTCGTCACCGCCAGCCTCGATCCGATCCGCGATTCGGGCCGCGCCTATGCAAAGGCGCTGGTCGATGCCGGACGCGACTGCGTGTTCCTCGAAATGCGCGGGGTGACGCATTCCTTCACCAACCTGCGCCAGATGGTCCCCAGCACGCAGAAGGATCTCGAACGCATTATCGCCGCGATGCGCTTCATGCTGGAGAACCCGGCATGAGCCCTGAAGGCCTGCCCTATCGCCCCTGCGCGGGCTTCATGCTGGTGAACCGCGAAGGCCTCGTCTTTGTTGGCCAGCGGATTGACCCGAGCGCGCACGGCTTCTGGCAGATGCCTCAGGGCGGGATCGACAAGGGCGAGGACGTGCGCGATGCCGCCTTGCGCGAATTGCAGGAGGAAATCGGCGTCGCCGCTCACCTTGTCGAGGTGATCGCGCAAGGATCACGCCCGTTCCTCTACGACCTGCCGCCCGAGCTGCTCGGCAAGGTGTGGAAGGGCAAGTATCGCGGGCAGGAACAGCACTGGTTCCTCGGCCGCTTCTTGGGCGAGGATGCGGATATCGACCTTGAGGCCCACGATCCGCCCGAGTTCAACGAATGGCGCTGGATCGAGCCCGCGCTGCTGCCGGAGCTGATCGTGCCCTTCAAGCGGGCGGTTTACGAAGAACTAGTGGCGGAATTCGCGCCGCTGATCTGACGCGTCAGTTCGACGCCGCGCCGTCGCCCTTGCCCTCGACCGCCAGCCGTGCCGGAACGCCGCGCGCGATGCTCGATTGCAGCGCCACGGTTTCGGGGCAGGCATCGCCGCACAGCGATTGCAGCTTGGCGAGGTTGCGCTTGGCCTTTTCGACCGCGCCCTTTTCCACCAGCGCCGCGCCTTCGCCGGAAATCGCGGCGAAGTTGCCCGGTTCACGCGCCAGAGCCTCGCGGTAGTAGCGGATCGCCTTGCCCTGCAGGCCCTGCTGGCGCGCGGCTTCGGCGAGATCGATGAAGATCGGCGTGTAACCCGGATCAACCGTCAGCGCGGCCTCGAACGCGTCGGTTGCGGCCTGCGTTTCGCCGGCTTGCAGCGCGGCGCGGCCCTGCGCGATCAGCAGCGCTGCGCGCGGATCGGGCGCCTGCCCTGCCCCTGCGCTCAGCACGCTTGCCGACATGGCGAGACACAGCGAGAGAGCGGCGGCGGCAGGCGCAAAACGCATCAGAAGCTCCTTCAGTGCTTGAGTCCGGGAACCGGAAGAGGTCTGCATACCATGGTAGGCTATCATGGTGAACGCAAGCTGGCGAAGAAAAATCCATCCGTACCGTCATGGAGCGGATCGAGGCGCCAGCCACCCCCGCGCGGGCGGCCCAGCGGCATCGCCAGCGGTTCGGCCCGCCAGCCGGGATGGCGCGCGAGGAAGGCGGCAATACGGTCTGCTCCCTCGGCATCGAGCACCGAGCAGGTGACGAAAGCCATCGTCCCGCCCGAACGCACCAGCTGCGCGCCCACATCGAGTACATGGTCCTGCAATTGGTTAAGGCGCACCAGCTCCGCCGGATCGAGCCGCCAGCGCCCCTCCGGGCTGCGCCGCCATGTCCCGCTGCCCGAACAGGGCGCATCGACCAGCACGTGATCGGCCTTCCCCGCAAAGGGCGCGAGCGCGGCCATCTCGCGGCCCGGATCGAGCAGCACGGTGTGATCGACCGCCGCGCCCGCACGGGCTGCGCGCGGAGCAAGGTTGCCGAGGCGGCGCTTGTCGGTATCGGCGGCAACAATGCTGGCCGCATTGCCGAGCCGTGCGGCGAGTGCCAGCGTCTTGCCGCCTCCGCCCGCGCACAGATCGATAATGGTTTCGCCTTGCCCGATCGGCAGCGCCTCGACGATCAGCTGGCTGCCGAGGTCCTGAACCTCGATCAGTCCCTGCGCATAAGCATCCCACTGTTCGACCAGCGTGCCGGAAGGAAAGCGCAACCCCTGCGCCGTCACCAAGGGTTCGCCCGCTTCGGGAAGCGCCAGACCCGCGCGGTCGGCTTTCAGAGCATTGACCCGGATATCAAGCGGCGCGCGCCCGATCAGCGCGGCGATCTCCGGCCCGCCGAGACCCGAGGCACGCAAGGCGGCGGCGAGCCACTTGGGCGCAAGGCCGGTCTTGGCTGCCTCTTCGCCCTCGGCGCGCGCTGCGGGGCCGTGGGGCGATCCATCGAACAGCGCGGCAAGGCCCGGATCCTGCGTCGTCACTGCCAGCATGGCCGCACGGCCGCTCGCGGGGACCGGCCCGCACAGGCGGATTGCCTGATAGACCAGATCGCGCACTGCGCGGCGGTCCTTCGAACCGGCATAGCGGCGCGCACGGAAGTAATCGGCGATGATCCGGTCAGCGGGGGCACCCTTGCCCCTCGCAGAAGCGATAATGGTATCGAGCAGCTCGATTGCTGCCTGTACACGCGCGGCGGGAGTCATCGGGGCTGCACAATCACGGTCGGCAATGTCATAACGACGACGATGCGACGCAGATTAACCCCTGAGGAACGAGAGATCCGCGAAAGCCGCGGGATCGGTTTGAAGCGTTTCTGGGCCTTCCCCACGCTGGTTATCACCATTCTGATCGTCGCAATGGATACCGATCTGTTTGTCCGGTGCGTGGGCGATCCGATCGAAGGGCACGGCAGAGGTCGGGGCGCCGCTGCCATCCGCATGGCACTTGTGCTGCCGTGCAGCCCGTATCTCCTCACCGGATCACACTCCCAGTTCCTCAAGTTCATAGTCCTTTGGCTGCCGGTGCCGTTCATGGTGATGAACTGGCGGTGGGCCCAGCGCCACAAGGCATATTGGGATCAGGTCCGCGCGCGGGAGAAGGTGCGCCGTGCAGAGCGTGCAAAGCAACGTAAGTCCGACAATCTGCCGGATGCGGAGCGACGGACCGACCTTTAGCGCGTCGGGTAATTGGGAGCCTCGCGGGTGATCGCGACATCGTGGACGTGGCTTTCCGAAAGACCCGCATTGGTGATCCGCACGAACTGCGCGCGCTTCTGAAGGTCGGTGATGGTGGCCGAGCCGGTGTAGCCCATCGCCGCCTTGATCCCGCCGACCAGCTGGTGGACGACATCGGCAGCCGGGCCCTTGAACGGCACCTGGCCTTCGATCCCCTCGGGAACCAGCTTCATCGCGCTGACATCCTGCTGGAAATAGCGGTCAGCCGAGCCGCGCGCCATCGCGCCGACCGAGCCCATGCCGCGATAGGCCTTATAGCTGCGGCCCTGATAGAGGAACACCTCGCCCGGGCTTTCGGTGGTGCCCGCGAGCATCGAGCCAATCATGACGCTCGAAGCGCCAGCGGCCAGCGCCTTGGCGGCATCGCCCGAGGTGCGCAGGCCGCCATCGGCGATCACCGGCACGCCCGACCTGGCGGCTTCGGCAGCGCTTTCCATGATCGCGGTGAGCTGCGGCACGCCGACGCCTGCGACGACGCGGGTGGTGCAGATCGAACCCGGCCCGATCCCGACCTTCACGGCGTCTGCCCCTGCATCGACCAGCGCGCGGGTCGCTTCGGCAGTGGCGACGTTGCCGGCGATAACCTGAACCGAATTGGACAGCTTCTTGGCGCGTTCAACCGCGCGGGCGACTTCGACGTTGTGGCCGTGCGCGGTGTCGATCACGATCACGTCAACCTCGGCATCGACCAGCGCCTCGGTGCGCGCAAAGCCCGCCTCACCCACGGTGGTCGCCGCAGCGACGCGCAGGCGGCCAGCGGCATCCTTGGTGGCGTTGGGGTAATTGACCGCCTTTTCGATATCCTTGACCGTGATCAGACCGATGCAGCGGAAGGCATCGTCAACCACCAGCAGCTTCTCGATACGGCGAGCGTGGAGCAGGCGGCGCGCCTCTTCCTGCCCGGTGCCGAGCGGCACGGTGGCGAGGTTTTCGGTCGTCATCAGCTCGCGCACCGGCTGGAGTGGGTTTTCGGCAAAGCGGACATCGCGGTTGGTGAGGATGCCGACCAGGCGCCCCGCCGTATCGACCACGGGGATGCCGCTGATGCGGTTGGCCTGCATCAGTGCCTGCGCCTCGCCGAGGGTTGCATCGGGGTGGATGGTGATGGGGTTGACCACCATGCCGCTTTCGTAGCGCTTCACAGCGCGCACTGCGGCGCATTGCGCGTCAATATCGAGGTTGCGGTGCAGCACGCCGATCCCGCCGAGCTGCGCCATGGCAATCGCCATGTCAGCTTCGGTCACCGTGTCCATCGCCGAAGAGAGAACGGGAATGTTGAGCCGGATGTCGCGCGTCAGGCTGGTCGATGTGTCCGCCATGCTGGGCAGGACACTGCTTTCCGCCGGGCGGAGCAGCACATCGTCAAAGGTCAGACCGAGCGGGATATCCATGTGCGCCACTTTCTGTGCATTCGCGAGAGGGTTCCCCCGTTTGCGGGAGAATCGTGGCGGCCCATGTAACCGCGGTTTGCCGATTGCGCTAGGGCTGCGCGGCGAGGGCCGGCTGATAGCGTTCCGGATCGGCCAATTGCCGGATCAAACGCTCATGCAGCAGCAAATCATCGATAGCCCCGCCAAGCTCGACCGAGGCGACATCATCGGACGGGCGGTGATAGCGCGTCTCGAGAAACGGACGCAGGATTTCACGGCTGCCATAGGTACTTGAAAGCAGCACCGCAGGGACACCCTGCTGCACCAGCGCCCAGCCATCCTGACGCGGCACAAAGCTGTCGGCCAGCGTCTGGTCACCGATGGTGCGGCCACTGCGCGCCACCGCATCGAGGATTGCCGCATCGAGCGCCGGGTTCTGCCCGCGCCCGATAAAGCCGAGCGGGCTGCCCTGCGGCGCGAGCGCGACCATGTCGAAGTTGAACGCGGCAACGATGCTGGTGAGCGGCAGCGGCGTTGCGTTGACGAAAGCGCGCGCACCGAGCAGCCCATCTTCCTCGGCGCTGGTCGCAAGCACGTAGATATCGCGCGCCAGCGGCTTGCCGGCTTTCAGACGCCGCGCCAGTTCAAGCATGGCGGCAAGCCCGCTCGCATTGTCGGCCGCGCCGTTGCAGATCCGGTCGGCAGCGTCAGGAAGGCCGCATTCCCCGAGGTGATCCCAATGCGCCAGCAGCAGGATCGCCCCCGCCCCCGGCTTGCTCCCGGGGATCCGTCCAAGCAGATTTGCCGAGGTAAAGCTGCGCCGTTCAGCGGCCGCTTCGATCGACACCGCCAGATTGAGTTCGAGCGGTGCGAAATCGGGCGCCTGCGCTTCCGCCTTGAGCGTCTGCCAGCGGCGCGCACCGATCATGTCGGCCAGCGCGGCATCGGTGACGTAGGCGGCCAGCGTGTCCTGCTCCTCGCTTGCCAGCTGAAGCCGTTCGCGCCCTTCGCGCGCTCGGATCAGCGCCAGCGTCTGCGGATCGGGCACCACGGTCACCACGGCGGTCGCCCGCTGGCGGAACAGCGCCTCGCGCCGCGCCGGATCGCGCCCCGGTTCGGCCAGCATCACCGCCACCGCGCCGGCCAGCGCATCGCCGAGCACCGAGCCATCCCCGTAACCGACAAACACCACCGGCACCCCGGTACCCGGCCCGCTGGTGGCCAGCGCGCGGCGGCGCGGGGTAAAGACGGCGGCATCGCTCTGCGGTACGATCACCGTGCGGCGTCCCTGCTCCAGAGTGAGCGTACCCGAGACCGGATGGGTGGCGAGCAGCTCGACCGGCATCCTCCAATAGCTGCCCGGATCATTGGTGCCTGACACCAGCCCGACTTCGCCCATGCGCTTTTCGAGATAGGCGAGCGTTTTCTCTTCGCCCGCCGTACCCGCCTTGCGTCCGGCGAACTCGTCACTTGCGAGCACGGCGATATCGGCCTGGAGGCGGGCGGCGATCTGGCTGCGGTCATTGCCGCGCGGGACGCTTTCGACCGGCGCGCGTACGCAGGCGGCAAGCAGCAGGCTCGCCAGCAGAGCGATCAGCGTGCGTGCCCCCAGCTGCGTCATTCGGCGGTCCAGCCTCCATCAATGCTGTAATTCGCGCCAGTGATGTTCCGCGCCGCATCGCCGCACAGGAACACCGCCAATGCGGCGACATCTTCGGGCTGCACGAATTGCTTGGTCGGCTGCTTGGCGAGCAGAACGTCGTTCATTACCTGCTCGCGCGTCATTCCGCGCGCGGCCATCGTGTCGGGGATCTGGTTTTCCACCAGCGGGGTCCAGACATAGCCCGGCGAGATGCAGTTGGCGGTGATGCCGTGGGTCGCCAGCTCCAGCGCGATGGTCTTGGTGAAGCCCGCCATCGCGTGCTTGGCCGCGACATAGGCGCTCTTGAACGGCGATGCGGTGAGCGAGTGCGCGCTGGCCGTGGCGATGATCCGCCCCCAGCCCCTGGCCTTCATCCCAGGCACCGCTGCCCTAGTCGTATGGAACGCGGCCGAAAGGTTGAGCGCGATAATCGCATCCCACTTTTCAGGCGGAAAATCCTCGACCGGGGCAACGTGCTGCATCCCCGCATTGTTGACGAGGATATCGACCGGGCCGATCGCGGCCATCATCGCCGCAATCTCGTCAGGCCGCATCAGATTGGCGCCGTGATAGGTCGCGCCCAGTTCATCGCACAGCGCGGCGATCGCATCGGGATCACCCAGTCCGTTGAGCACCACCTCGGCCCCTTCGGCCGCCAGTGCGCGCGCAATCGCCAGTCCGATGCCCGATGTCGAGCCGGTGACGAGGGCACGCTTTTGCTTGAGCATTCGTCGCAACTCCTGCACGTTCGGACTGTCTGCTTCGTGCTTTTGCCGTGCGGAAAGCGGCTGTCCAGCAAATTGCTCAAGCAGCCCTGATCGTGGGAGAATTTCGTATGCGTCTCGGCCCGTTCGACACCTCGCGGATGAATGTCCGGTCGAGCAGCGACGGCGGCGGTGGCGGCGTGGGGCGCGCTGGCGGCATCGGCTGCGGCACGCTGGTGATCGCGCTGATCGGCGCGGTCGTCTTCGGGATCGATCCGATGCAGACCATCGGCATGGTGCAATCGGTGCAGCAGCAGTCAGCCCCGGCGGACGACAACAGCGGCGGCCAGAGCGAAATGTCCGAGGCCGAAGTCTGCGCCAGCAGCGAATATGCGACCGAGGCGTGCAATGCGCTCACCAGCCTCAACACGACGTGGGAAGCCGCCTTTGCGCGCGCCGGCATTCCGTTCGAACAGCCGGTGCTCGATCTCTACCGCGACGGGCGGGTGAACACCGGCGGCTGCGGCGGAGCGACATCGGCGGTCGGGCCGTTCTACTGCCCGGCGGACAAGGGCATCTACATCGACACCAGCTTCTACGATCAGCTCGCGCA is a genomic window containing:
- a CDS encoding alpha/beta hydrolase, which codes for MTDAPYIRPDMKAFLDMMAQVKGPKMVDMTLEEARLSYIKMHGIADRPARALPVIRDLACPGPAGEIPLRLYDARETRDEASPVVVFYHGGGFVIGDLDTHHALCTEIAALIDLPLVAVHYARAPEAPFPAAILDCEAATRWVASSPAELGRTASGIITIGDSAGGNATVVVGQLLGANPAAVPVVLQVPVFPLVEDANGSASMAAFSEGFLLTADTMGFFDASYGADRSDPRGFPILGDHSAAPPTIVVTASLDPIRDSGRAYAKALVDAGRDCVFLEMRGVTHSFTNLRQMVPSTQKDLERIIAAMRFMLENPA
- a CDS encoding RNA pyrophosphohydrolase; the encoded protein is MSPEGLPYRPCAGFMLVNREGLVFVGQRIDPSAHGFWQMPQGGIDKGEDVRDAALRELQEEIGVAAHLVEVIAQGSRPFLYDLPPELLGKVWKGKYRGQEQHWFLGRFLGEDADIDLEAHDPPEFNEWRWIEPALLPELIVPFKRAVYEELVAEFAPLI
- a CDS encoding tetratricopeptide repeat protein, with translation MRFAPAAAALSLCLAMSASVLSAGAGQAPDPRAALLIAQGRAALQAGETQAATDAFEAALTVDPGYTPIFIDLAEAARQQGLQGKAIRYYREALAREPGNFAAISGEGAALVEKGAVEKAKRNLAKLQSLCGDACPETVALQSSIARGVPARLAVEGKGDGAASN
- a CDS encoding RsmB/NOP family class I SAM-dependent RNA methyltransferase, translated to MTPAARVQAAIELLDTIIASARGKGAPADRIIADYFRARRYAGSKDRRAVRDLVYQAIRLCGPVPASGRAAMLAVTTQDPGLAALFDGSPHGPAARAEGEEAAKTGLAPKWLAAALRASGLGGPEIAALIGRAPLDIRVNALKADRAGLALPEAGEPLVTAQGLRFPSGTLVEQWDAYAQGLIEVQDLGSQLIVEALPIGQGETIIDLCAGGGGKTLALAARLGNAASIVAADTDKRRLGNLAPRAARAGAAVDHTVLLDPGREMAALAPFAGKADHVLVDAPCSGSGTWRRSPEGRWRLDPAELVRLNQLQDHVLDVGAQLVRSGGTMAFVTCSVLDAEGADRIAAFLARHPGWRAEPLAMPLGRPRGGGWRLDPLHDGTDGFFFASLRSP
- the guaB gene encoding IMP dehydrogenase; this translates as MDIPLGLTFDDVLLRPAESSVLPSMADTSTSLTRDIRLNIPVLSSAMDTVTEADMAIAMAQLGGIGVLHRNLDIDAQCAAVRAVKRYESGMVVNPITIHPDATLGEAQALMQANRISGIPVVDTAGRLVGILTNRDVRFAENPLQPVRELMTTENLATVPLGTGQEEARRLLHARRIEKLLVVDDAFRCIGLITVKDIEKAVNYPNATKDAAGRLRVAAATTVGEAGFARTEALVDAEVDVIVIDTAHGHNVEVARAVERAKKLSNSVQVIAGNVATAEATRALVDAGADAVKVGIGPGSICTTRVVAGVGVPQLTAIMESAAEAARSGVPVIADGGLRTSGDAAKALAAGASSVMIGSMLAGTTESPGEVFLYQGRSYKAYRGMGSVGAMARGSADRYFQQDVSAMKLVPEGIEGQVPFKGPAADVVHQLVGGIKAAMGYTGSATITDLQKRAQFVRITNAGLSESHVHDVAITREAPNYPTR
- a CDS encoding M28 family metallopeptidase — protein: MTQLGARTLIALLASLLLAACVRAPVESVPRGNDRSQIAARLQADIAVLASDEFAGRKAGTAGEEKTLAYLEKRMGEVGLVSGTNDPGSYWRMPVELLATHPVSGTLTLEQGRRTVIVPQSDAAVFTPRRRALATSGPGTGVPVVFVGYGDGSVLGDALAGAVAVMLAEPGRDPARREALFRQRATAVVTVVPDPQTLALIRAREGRERLQLASEEQDTLAAYVTDAALADMIGARRWQTLKAEAQAPDFAPLELNLAVSIEAAAERRSFTSANLLGRIPGSKPGAGAILLLAHWDHLGECGLPDAADRICNGAADNASGLAAMLELARRLKAGKPLARDIYVLATSAEEDGLLGARAFVNATPLPLTSIVAAFNFDMVALAPQGSPLGFIGRGQNPALDAAILDAVARSGRTIGDQTLADSFVPRQDGWALVQQGVPAVLLSSTYGSREILRPFLETRYHRPSDDVASVELGGAIDDLLLHERLIRQLADPERYQPALAAQP
- a CDS encoding 3-hydroxybutyrate dehydrogenase; this translates as MLKQKRALVTGSTSGIGLAIARALAAEGAEVVLNGLGDPDAIAALCDELGATYHGANLMRPDEIAAMMAAIGPVDILVNNAGMQHVAPVEDFPPEKWDAIIALNLSAAFHTTRAAVPGMKARGWGRIIATASAHSLTASPFKSAYVAAKHAMAGFTKTIALELATHGITANCISPGYVWTPLVENQIPDTMAARGMTREQVMNDVLLAKQPTKQFVQPEDVAALAVFLCGDAARNITGANYSIDGGWTAE
- the ypfJ gene encoding KPN_02809 family neutral zinc metallopeptidase, which gives rise to MRLGPFDTSRMNVRSSSDGGGGGVGRAGGIGCGTLVIALIGAVVFGIDPMQTIGMVQSVQQQSAPADDNSGGQSEMSEAEVCASSEYATEACNALTSLNTTWEAAFARAGIPFEQPVLDLYRDGRVNTGGCGGATSAVGPFYCPADKGIYIDTSFYDQLAQMAGTGGDFARLYVIAHEYGHHIQNITGLSDQVRSAQQRNPGAANQLQVAMELQADCYAGMWAGRNRNLVEPGDLEEGLKAASAIGDDTLQRNAGQQVSPESFTHGSSRQRMAALRLGLESRDDAACDVFFNGS